The following DNA comes from Castor canadensis chromosome 4, mCasCan1.hap1v2, whole genome shotgun sequence.
cccacagagtgggagaaaatattttccagctacacatcagacaaaggactgataaccagaatatacagggaacttaaaaaactaaattctcccaaaattaatgaaccaataaagaaatgggcaagtgaactaaacagaactttctcaaaagaagaaatttaaatggccaaaaagcacatgaaaaaatgctcaccatctctagcaataaaggaaatgcaaattaaaaccacactaagattccacctcactcctgttagaatagccaacattagtaacaccacaaacaacaggtgttggcgaggatgggggtggggggaggaaccctcttacactgctggtgggaatgtaaactagtacaaccactctggaaaaaaatttggaggctacttaaaaagctaaacattgatctaccatatgatccagcaataccactcttggggatatacccaaaagactgtgacacaggttactccagaggcacctacacacccatgtttattgcagcactattcacaatagccaagttatggaaacagccaagatgccccactactgacaaatggatcatgaaaatgtggtatttatacacaatggaattttatgcagccatgaagaagaacgaaatgttatcattcactggtaaatggatggaattggagaacatcattctgagtgaggttagcctggcccaaaaggccaagaatcgtatgttctctctcatatgtggacattagatcaagggcaaacacaacaaggggattggactttgagcacatgataaagtgagagcacacaagggagatattaagacacccaaaaaactagatagtatttgttgccctcaacacagagaaactaaaacagatattttaaagcaactgaggccaacaggagaagtggaccaggagctagagaaaaggttagttcaagaagaattaacttagaaggtaacacacatgcacaggaaatcaatgtgagtcaactccctgtatagctatccttatctcaaccagcaaaaacccttggtgtttcctattattgcttataatctctcttcaacaaaattagagataagggcaaaatagtttctgccaggtagcgagagggtggaggagagagggagggggtggggaggtaagaggaggggaggggggagaaatgacccaaacattgtatgcacatgtgaataaaataaaaaattttaaaacaggtggaaacaacccccccaaaaaaaataaataaaattacaatgtGTTAAGATAAGAGCATATGTATTAGGATATTCTTTGCAACATTACTTGTAAAAGGAACATTTGAAAAGTCCAGTGGCCAATGGAGAAATTGTGCAATAACATAAGGGAACCTCCAAACCATGAGATGCCATTCAGCCATGAAATGGAATGAGGCACtgccatatatacacatatataaatgtattatttttatatattattatatttttatatgtatatattatttatatgaatatttatccatgcatgcatatataatgtgatatatataacattttaaaaacatgttgcaGACTAGTGTATACACCATGATTccatttttgtaaagaaaagaaacgTGTTTCATGAGATAGGTGTACAAACAAAGGAAGAATTGCAGAAGGGTGCCCACCGAATGTAAGTGGCGATTAGCAGTGAAGGCTGTCAAAAGAATCcctctgcttttttctttatagaatttGTGAAGTAGTAAGACTACTTTGGAGGAAATTTTCAAGTTAAAAACATGTTAATTATTTACTGATCAAAAGATTTCCAGTtgcctgctttttctttctttttcctcctctttctcctcctcttctaaTTTGCAGGGTTTTGTATGTGAGCAAGCAGATTTTACTTCTCTTAAAGGACGCTAGAAATTGTGTGCCTTTAAATTTGAGCCTTTACTTTTTTAGTTAAAGGCCTTTTTTTGTATCATGCAAGTCTATTTAAAATAGTGATGTGTACTAATGTATTTGCATTAGTTGTGTGATATAATCATGTGTACAGTGTCTGCACTTTTGGGCCCTGGCAGTACTGGTTAAGAGGCACGCTTTTATTTGGGGTGTAGAAGTGGAGGGTCATCAACTTTGTACCAAGGTATGGCAATGGCTGGTGGCAGACCTCGCCTCAGTTATATAATACGTGcttgaaagtaaacaaaaatagagTGCCTTATATAGCTTAGCTCGGCTTTTGTCAAGCTGGACTCACCCTCACCACTCGTTAGACTGCCTTTAGTGGTCATAAGGAAAATTCTAGATTATTGTTCCTTAAAGATCTTATCCAATGCCTCCCTTCTCAGCAGTCACCCTTTCTCATGTCTCTACCTTTGAGTTTTCTTTCTCAAGCAGGCACACCCTCACTCCATCCCAAATTCTGAGATTTGTTCAGATTCACTCTGTCTTGAAGTTCTTGAGCAGACCTCCGCCCCCTCTCCCACTCACCTCTCAACCTTTTACCAGGAGCATGTACAGGTGGActgatttggaaagaaaaacagaagtcgGGGTTTGCCAACAATACAGACTAAATACTTTATTAAGTTCCAAAATGAGAAAAGGGTAGTGTTAACCTTTTTCAGTATAAATCCACCACCCTCCGCAAAGAGCCTGCCTTAGCGTCCATGGCCCCCCAGTCGTGGTAGCACCTGTACTCTTGGGGCCTCAGCAGGTACTGCTGGCCCCTGTAGTTGGGCATCTCATAGAGGACCCAGCAGCCCTCCAGCACGTGGAGAGAGCGCACCTCACTTAGGTGGAAGCGGTCCTGGATGCAGGAGCAGTCCTCACTCAGCTCCATCATGGGGCCTTTGTGGTCTTCTCTCTCATACAACCGCATCCTTTGGGAACCGGTCTGCTcaggacacagaaagaaagatCAATACAAAGCAAATGAGTCTTTCAGAATTCATCCAATCAAACAACAGATGAACTTACCAGGTTGGAGTAGGAGATTGCTGATGTAAAATCTGAGACTCTGAGATTGCTATGAGTGCTATGCAGGCATCTGTCTTTTACTAGCATTTAAGGACACTGTGAATGTTCATTTCCTGTTTCTTATCTAGGAGATGTAATATTTAAGAGGTTGAAACTCTCAGTTGGAACCTGCCAAGAACTCAGTGTCTTGATTCTTAACCCTGTGTTCACTCAAGCTTGtgtttgggggggaggggcaaataaaaattatttattttgactagTATCTTTGCATTCCTTTGGTGGGAATATTGTCTCCtcaaagttatatatatatataaaatttggcCAGTGACGTACGATTTTatcttgagacaaggtctggctatgtagcccaggttggccttaaactcccTGTACTCCTGCCTCAGTGTGCACACCATACATGGTTAaagtaggatttttaaaaaatcatgtactTCAGTGGAAAATTTGTTTAGATAGCCACTTGCAGCCAGAATTCAGCTGATTTTCCAAATTAAGgaaaattactttttt
Coding sequences within:
- the LOC109677187 gene encoding gamma-crystallin C isoform X1; translated protein: MGKITFYEDRGFQGRCYECTSDHANLQPYFSRCNSIRVDSGCWMLYERPNYQGHQYFLRRGDYPDYQQWMGLSDSIRSCRLIPHQTGSQRMRLYEREDHKGPMMELSEDCSCIQDRFHLSEVRSLHVLEGCWVLYEMPNYRGQQYLLRPQEYRCYHDWGAMDAKAGSLRRVVDLY
- the LOC109677187 gene encoding gamma-crystallin C isoform X2, whose translation is MGKITFYEDRGFQGRCYECTSDHANLQPYFSRCNSIRVDSGCWMLYERPNYQGHQYFLRRGDYPDYQQWMGLSDSIRSCRLIPHTGSQRMRLYEREDHKGPMMELSEDCSCIQDRFHLSEVRSLHVLEGCWVLYEMPNYRGQQYLLRPQEYRCYHDWGAMDAKAGSLRRVVDLY